From Streptomyces zhihengii, the proteins below share one genomic window:
- a CDS encoding Gfo/Idh/MocA family protein: MERTDSDAAPPPLGVGMIGYAFMGAAHSQGWRTAARVFDLPLRPVLAAVAGRDAAAVRAAADKHGWAAAETDWRALVARDDVQLVDICTPGDSHAEIAVAALDAGKHVLCEKPLANSVAEAEAMAAAAERARERGQLAMVGFNYRRVPAISYARRLIAEGRVGALRHVRVTYLQDWLVDPDFPLTWRLEREHAGSGALGDLGAHIVDLAQFLAGEPLVGVSAQLETFVRERPLLAGASAGLSASGGSDRGPVTVDDAAVFTGRLASGALAVFEASRMAPGRKNALRLEINGERGSIAFDLERLNELLFHDHAEPAVTAGFRRILVTEADHPYLEAWWPPGHALGYEHTFAHQARDLVVAIAAGTQPVPSFADGLQVQRVLAAVEESAGKNAVYTPVPVLEPVPARAQV, translated from the coding sequence ATGGAACGGACGGACAGCGACGCGGCGCCCCCGCCGCTGGGCGTGGGCATGATCGGCTATGCGTTCATGGGCGCCGCGCATTCACAGGGGTGGCGCACCGCGGCACGGGTGTTCGACCTGCCGCTGCGGCCGGTGCTCGCCGCCGTGGCCGGCCGCGACGCCGCCGCCGTGCGCGCGGCGGCCGACAAGCACGGCTGGGCCGCGGCGGAGACCGACTGGCGCGCCCTGGTGGCCCGCGACGATGTGCAGCTCGTCGACATCTGCACACCGGGCGACAGCCACGCCGAGATCGCCGTCGCGGCACTCGACGCGGGCAAGCACGTCCTGTGCGAGAAGCCGCTCGCCAACTCGGTCGCCGAGGCCGAGGCCATGGCGGCCGCGGCCGAGCGGGCCCGCGAACGCGGCCAGCTCGCCATGGTCGGCTTCAACTACCGGCGCGTGCCCGCCATCTCCTACGCCCGGCGGCTGATCGCCGAGGGCCGCGTCGGCGCGCTGCGGCATGTGCGGGTGACCTACCTCCAGGACTGGCTCGTCGACCCCGACTTCCCGCTGACCTGGCGGCTGGAGCGGGAGCACGCGGGCTCCGGTGCGCTGGGCGACCTCGGCGCGCACATCGTGGACCTCGCGCAGTTTCTGGCGGGGGAGCCGCTGGTCGGGGTCTCCGCGCAGCTGGAGACGTTCGTCCGGGAACGGCCGCTGCTCGCGGGCGCGTCGGCGGGGCTGAGCGCCTCGGGCGGCAGCGACCGCGGGCCCGTCACCGTCGACGACGCCGCCGTCTTCACCGGCCGGCTCGCCTCCGGCGCGCTCGCCGTCTTCGAGGCCAGCCGGATGGCCCCCGGCCGCAAGAACGCGCTGCGGCTGGAGATCAACGGGGAGCGCGGCTCGATCGCCTTCGACCTGGAGCGCCTCAACGAGCTGCTCTTCCACGACCACGCCGAACCCGCGGTGACCGCCGGCTTCCGCCGGATCCTGGTCACCGAGGCCGATCACCCGTACCTGGAGGCGTGGTGGCCGCCGGGCCACGCGCTCGGCTACGAGCACACCTTCGCCCACCAGGCGCGCGACCTCGTGGTGGCCATCGCCGCCGGGACCCAGCCCGTGCCGTCCTTCGCGGACGGGCTCCAGGTCCAGCGGGTGCTCGCCGCGGTGGAGGAGAGCGCGGGGAAGAACGCCGTCTACACGCCCGTACCGGTGCTCGAACCGGTGCCGGCCCGGGCACAGGTCTGA
- a CDS encoding substrate-binding domain-containing protein, with product MPQIPAPSRRGLLFGTAAVSAGALLTACTSNEPKKSDDAAADNAPVADDKPGKAVTIGFAGPQADHGWLNAINQNAKSRAEKYSDVTLEITEGSNDTAAQIGQVQTLINKKVDVLVILPADGKALTQVGLQAMKAGIPVVNLDRIFASPQAYRCWIGGDNYGMGLNAGNYIGEQLKDKPDAKVIELAGLDNLELTKQRTQGFDDALKNFPNIRKVARQAADFTVESGQAKMAQLLQAQSQFDALWNHDDDQGVGALRAIAQAGRDDFLMVGGAGAKSAMDAIKAGDSVLKATVLYPPTMAASAIDLARALGQGKGVSGMAELEIPASLTLYSAVVTKDNVDEYLPTGFN from the coding sequence ATGCCACAGATCCCCGCACCCAGCCGCAGAGGTCTGCTCTTCGGAACCGCAGCGGTCTCCGCCGGAGCCCTGCTCACCGCCTGCACCAGCAACGAGCCGAAGAAGAGCGACGACGCGGCGGCCGACAACGCCCCCGTCGCCGACGACAAGCCCGGCAAGGCCGTCACCATCGGCTTCGCCGGCCCCCAGGCCGACCACGGCTGGCTGAACGCCATCAACCAGAACGCCAAGTCCCGTGCGGAGAAGTACTCCGACGTCACCCTGGAGATCACCGAGGGCTCCAACGACACGGCGGCCCAGATCGGCCAGGTGCAGACCCTCATCAACAAGAAGGTCGACGTCCTGGTGATCCTGCCCGCCGACGGCAAGGCGCTCACCCAGGTCGGACTCCAGGCCATGAAGGCGGGCATCCCCGTCGTCAACCTGGACCGCATCTTCGCCAGCCCGCAGGCGTACCGCTGCTGGATCGGCGGCGACAACTACGGCATGGGCCTCAACGCCGGCAACTACATCGGCGAGCAGCTCAAGGACAAGCCGGACGCCAAGGTCATCGAGCTGGCCGGCCTGGACAACCTGGAGCTCACCAAGCAGCGCACCCAGGGCTTCGACGACGCGCTGAAGAACTTCCCCAACATCCGCAAGGTCGCCCGCCAGGCCGCCGACTTCACCGTCGAGTCCGGCCAGGCCAAGATGGCCCAGCTCCTCCAGGCGCAGTCCCAGTTCGACGCGCTGTGGAACCACGACGACGACCAGGGCGTCGGCGCGCTGCGCGCCATCGCCCAGGCGGGCCGCGACGACTTCCTGATGGTCGGCGGCGCGGGCGCCAAGTCCGCCATGGACGCGATCAAGGCCGGTGACAGCGTCCTCAAGGCCACCGTCCTCTACCCGCCGACCATGGCCGCCTCCGCCATCGACCTGGCCCGCGCACTCGGCCAGGGCAAGGGCGTCAGCGGGATGGCGGAGCTGGAGATCCCGGCCTCCCTGACCCTGTACTCCGCCGTCGTCACCAAGGACAACGTCGACGAGTACCTGCCCACCGGCTTCAACTGA
- a CDS encoding ABC transporter permease, which produces MTQPASPAQQDAPAAPAKSAPDRSTALRPLGFRLDVRNLSLLGVLAVLIAVGGFTKPDEFLATSNLQLVLTQASVIGVVTVGMTFVITSGGIDLSVGAIVALASVWATTLATQEFGFAGILFTAVVVGLGCGLVNGLLIAYGGMVPFIATLAMLASARGLALQITDGKTQMVTVDSVLDLGIRDAYILGIPPLVLVFAAVTLVGWLILNRTTFGRRTVAVGGNAEAARLAGIDVRRQRLYLYLLSGLCCGIAAFMLIVLAGSGQNTNGNLYELDAIAAAIIGGTLLSGGRGTIVGSVLGVLVFTTITNIFALNNLESAVQQIAKGAIIVAAVLVQHRTLRGAD; this is translated from the coding sequence ATGACGCAGCCAGCCTCCCCGGCGCAGCAGGACGCGCCGGCCGCACCCGCGAAGTCCGCACCGGACAGAAGCACGGCCCTGAGGCCGCTGGGCTTCCGCCTGGACGTGCGCAACCTCTCCCTGCTCGGCGTGCTCGCCGTGCTCATCGCCGTCGGCGGCTTCACCAAGCCCGACGAGTTCCTGGCGACGAGCAACCTCCAGCTCGTGCTGACGCAGGCGTCCGTCATCGGCGTCGTGACCGTCGGCATGACCTTCGTCATCACCAGCGGCGGCATCGACCTGTCGGTCGGCGCGATCGTCGCCCTGGCCTCGGTCTGGGCCACCACCCTGGCGACCCAGGAGTTCGGCTTCGCCGGCATCCTGTTCACGGCCGTGGTCGTCGGCCTCGGCTGCGGGCTGGTCAACGGGCTGCTGATCGCCTACGGCGGGATGGTGCCCTTCATCGCCACGCTCGCGATGCTTGCCTCCGCCCGCGGCCTGGCCCTCCAGATCACCGACGGCAAGACCCAGATGGTCACCGTGGACTCGGTCCTCGACCTCGGCATCCGGGACGCCTACATCCTCGGCATCCCGCCGCTGGTCCTGGTCTTCGCCGCGGTCACCCTGGTGGGCTGGCTGATCCTCAACCGCACCACCTTCGGACGCCGCACGGTGGCCGTCGGCGGCAACGCGGAGGCGGCCCGCCTCGCCGGCATCGACGTACGGCGCCAGCGCCTGTACCTCTACCTGCTGTCCGGACTGTGCTGCGGCATCGCCGCGTTCATGCTGATCGTGCTGGCCGGCTCCGGCCAGAACACCAACGGCAACCTCTACGAACTCGACGCCATCGCCGCCGCCATCATCGGCGGGACGCTGCTCAGCGGCGGACGCGGCACCATCGTCGGCTCCGTCCTCGGTGTGCTGGTCTTCACGACCATCACCAACATCTTCGCCCTGAACAACCTGGAGAGCGCCGTCCAGCAGATCGCCAAGGGCGCGATCATCGTCGCCGCCGTCCTGGTCCAGCACCGCACCCTGCGCGGCGCCGACTGA